TGTATGCCCTCCAAGCTTTATATGTTATGATTACGGATCTCAAAACATCTTTCTAGTCtctcaaataatttttttatatatttacaactTAAGCTTATATCCTCAGACCTTGCCTGAAgtttctgtcatttttatttaatcatttgccATGGGACATAAGTGGTTGACCATTGGAGAACAGTCATTGAAAACTGATTTTTTGGAAAGGGAGTAGAAAAAGGTTACATCTTCAAAAGTTTCCCGCTGAAAGTTGTGGATATTTTATCATGAAGCCTGCTAGCAAGTCAAAGATGTCTCTTTTTGATAAGAGATCTGGTAGTCTTAACTAGTGTAAAGGCCTAGGTAAAATACTAAggcctgtcttagttaaggtttctttattttttttaaatttatatacttattatatttaagtacactgtagctgtcttcagacactccagaaaaggatgCTAGATCTCCTtatagatagttatgagccaccatgaggttgccgggatttgaagtcaggaccttcagaagaacagtcagtgtgtttaaccgctgagccatctctccagccctagttaaggtttctattcctgcacaaacatcatgaccaagaggcatttggggaggaaagggtttattcagcttatactttcacattgctgttcatcaccaaaggatgtcaggactggaactcaagcaggtcaggaagcaggagctgatgcagaggccatggagagatgttacttactggcttgctcagcctgctttcttatagaacccaggactaccagctcatGGATGGCACACCGTACAATTGACTCTCCCACctttgatctctaattgagaaaatgccttacagctggatctcatggaggcatttcctcaagaaagCTTCATTtcactgtgataactccagcctgtgccaAGGTGACAGAGAAAATGAGCCAGCACGAGGCCTAGATGGAACGCTGAGGCCTAAGAGGTTCCTTGCTCAGCAGTCTTGATGGAGGCTGGCTAGAGTCAGGTTGCCAGCTCTTCATTTGCTCTCTTTCCTGTGTTAGGTCttgaactgtatttttttttcaccttccaGGCTTTGTGATTTCAGGGATTTATTccaagttttgtttgttgtttttcctgggttttatttttattagatattttctttatttacattttaaatgttatccccttttctagttttccctctgaaaaacccctaaccctccccctccttctgcctaaccaacccacccactcccattcctggttctggcattccccaatactagtgcatagaacattcacaggaccaagggcctctcctcccactgatgaccaactaggccgtccactgctacatatgcacctagctctaaaagttccaccatgtgttatctatgattggtgatatagttctaaggagctctgggagtactggttagttcatattaatgttcttcctatggggcttcagtccccttcagctccctgggtatttttctggctccttcactggggaccttgtactCCATCCaatgtattttctgtattttccgggcactggcagagccttgcaggagacagctatataggttcctgtcagcagtctcttgttggcatctgcctagtgactgggttgtttatggggtgaatTCCtgagtagggcagtctctggatggtccctctttccgtctcagcttcaaacattgactctgtaactccctccatgggtattttgttcctcattctaaggaggaattaagtttccacattttggtcttccttcttcttgagtttcatgtgttttgcaagttatATCTTGgtaattctaagtttctgggctaatatccacttatcagtgagtgcataccatgtgaattttattgtgattgggttacctcactcagaatgatatcctcctgatccatctatttgcctaagaatttcataaattcattgtttttaatatctgagtagtaatccattgtgaaaatgtatcacaatttctgtgtctattccactgttgagggacatctggattctttccagcttctggttattataaataaggctgttatgaacatattcgagcatgtgtctttattacaagttggaacttcttctgggtatatgcccaggagaggtattgctgacctggtttacagagtgagttccaggacagccagggatacacagagaaaccctgtcttgtcttTGCCaaattaggtgcatcctctcccactgaggccagaaaaggcagtcctGTTGGGGAATGGATACCTCAGACATGGATGTCATAGAACAAGCTGCATGGAACAAAAGGAATGGGCCTCTCCATTCCCTTCTAAACACTGTGTTTATGCCCATATTAGTGCAGATGTTAGTGCTGCTGTAACTGCTTCAGTCTGCCTATTGGGTGGACACGTCCTTCCAGTGGTGTTCTTTGCTGATGGAGAGAGTTGCAATTGTTCAGGCTGCTAAGACTCAGTGGCTGTTGTTGTGGTGAGAGGGCAGCCTATTACCCAGAAATGAACTATGCCCAAATCAGTCCTTGCAAGACTCAGGGATGGTCTGGCAATCCAGAGTGCCAAAGATGGTGAGAATTGGAGCAAAGGCATACAGTACTATAGCTTAGCGTTTTTACTCCATAATACAATAGACAGCCCTCTGACATATTTTAGCAGCAGATACCTTGGATGAATGGAGACTGTAAGAAGTAATTGAGCAGGACTGTGCAGTAATGGCTAGGTCTATGGCAGTGGACATAACAGTCCAGATTCCAAGGAGCCATGGAGAGGCCTGAAACTTTGACTTTGCATCCCAGCCTTTATTCAATTCAGACCCTCATATTACATGACATTTCTAGATGGTAGAGAATATAAGAAGTGGAGCTTTAACTGAAAGTAGGGGACTCCCATGTACCACTTTCATCAAGTAGTAAAGTACTCTTCCCTGTCTGCACTTTGTGTGgagttttttccttttaaagatttatttattttatttatatgagtatactgtagctgtcttcagacacaccagaagagggaatcagatcccattatagatggttgggagccaccatatagtggctgggaattgaactcaggacctctggaagagcagtaagtgctcttaaccgctgagccatctctccagccctcatatggagtttttttaaataagaaaacgaTGACTATTACATATCCAATGCATACTTTTCTAATTGTATGAATTAGTGATTTGCACATCAGTGTAGACTGTAGTATTGTCAGCAATATCTGTGTTAAAGCTAGATGTTGATGTCcaacaagagaagaaagaggtgaTGAGAAATATGTGGTATCTACAACATGGGAACTATTTTCAGCTAAAAAGGTGAAGAAAGTCACATTGTTTGCAGGAGATTGTGTGTAAATGGAGACAATAATATTGTGGCCAAATGTATCTAGGCCCAGAAAAAAAACTTATGTTTTCTGCCATATGTTGATCCTCCATAATACATATAGAGCTATTTCTGATTTGTAGGCAACATTTTGTAGAAGAAAGATGACTCAGGGTTGTGGTGAGAGGTGAGAAATGGACAGGTCTTGGTAACAGAGTTAGTGTGCTCAGTATCCAATATAGTTCAATGAGAATTAAAATCAATGAACATAATTGTAATATGAGAATAAAGTTTTGTTAATTGTTTAGTAATGAAAATTCTTTTGCTAAACTTCATTTTATGTTACATTAGTCCGTGGTTCTTAATTTGGAAACATAAAAATTTAATCAAGAATATCAAAATGAAGAGCTATGCATCCAACTCTTTCATGTCACTCCTAGGATGGAAAGTGATGGCAATGGTCCCATGCCCATGCTTCTCTCTGGAGTTAATGTAGCCCATGGGAAGTGCTATGACTAGAGAGCTCCATCAGCTACTGCTTCATGGCATTTCCTCGTACTAGCTTGTCCTTTTGTGGTTCATTTGATTCAGGGGTTGGGATATTTCATGCTGGCCTTGTTAGCTTTGTCTAGATGGGTGACCCTGGGCAGCAAATAGCCCTTGTTAGGGTGGAGATTATTGACTCTTGCTAGATGTTGGTCTATACCATGAATATCTATCTGCAAGATGGAGTCTATCATCCAACAAAACCCCATGAAAAGGGGTTTTCATTCCTTTCAAAAGTAGAAATGCATCTTAACATTACTTAGGAAGCACAAAATATTCTGTATAGCTTAAACACACCTCATATGAGGTTAGTGATTCACAGCCATATTGCCTACTATAGTCTAGAATAGCCTACTTCTGTCACTAAACAGACTTTTAGATAATTGAATCTGAATTGAGTTccagtttaaaaatatatgcagTTAAGTCCCACTGGGGTTTAGAAAGATTAAGAATGTACCCTCACTAAATCATGGCCTATTCATCAGATGACATGGGGAAACCTAGAtatctttatgtagagaaagaaacTTGATTCCACCTGGGGTAGCAGAGTATGCTTGTACTCCCAAAACTCAGacaagagaagtttgaacaagcatagcaagcttagaaaggaaaaatataaaatatatggtttgaatattaaaggggtaccaggaagtgaaatgagcaaaatcctgtgttctaagagATAAAAGGATTAAGGGAGTAGGACCTTGGGGAAAGATCCTACCCagttaaatttagatccaggcatggtggtacacacctttaatcccaggaggcaggcatgctgatctctgcgttcaaggccaatctacagagcaagacccaggatagccacgcttaggcagtgaaggatttggaaaacaggaagccagtgacaatgtaatagtagaAGGGGGTCATGTTCTAATTCCTGCCAACAGCAGAACTCCTCTGCAGCTTCATCCAAGGGGCTCtgactctagagttaagaatggaaagaactattggaacaattgatgctggttagctggagctaagaatttAGGAGTGATTatgaagaaaccagcatcactgaggtgatatcttctgggaaatgttttctgggagcaaaaagaagctgtgttccagagagagccaaggttgtacctcctgcAAGCTGgccttggtaatgtgtaagaatcacccaggtggtactggttttgaaggcatgaaggtgtcatgaagaacagctgaggcttggcactgtgaggggtcatggaaggccattggagaaggtatagcctcagctgtagttgatggcccaggactgaaggggtcatgtaaaggattttaggcttggcaccatgaagagagcctatgagaggctattggtgaagcctagtttgaGTGGAATACcctagtgtattggagatgttagtaccatgggatgatcaccaagaacagcagccatagtggagtggatcaacctgagcatagagttctacagagggcagagatggagaagtgatgccagcccttaggaagaGTCCAAAAGAttaagtggaatcccagacactgaaacaagaatttgtaacattgaaattgctttGGAGACTCAAAGACGTTAAAGATGCTAGAGCCATggcatgctgaggaaagctgctaacaggaagtggaactagccaggagaaagcagtttgttgcagtcaacgaAGATGAAAAATGAATGGAGACCACTTTGATATCAGCCATGGTGAtgtagagtttggaatttgcccagctggtttcctgccttgctttggggattacagttaattagttggatgaatctcagaagagaccttgaactttggattttttaacattgttgagaatactatagactatgaggactttaaaagtttgactaaatgcattttgcattatgctatgtttaagtatgccccccacccccacccatagATTCATGTTCTattggggccagggagtggaatgtgatggtttgtatattcttgggcctgggagtggcactatttggagatgtgacCAAGTTAGAGTAGGTATGcctctgtggatgtgggcttaatATCCTCACACTAGTTGACTAGGAGTGaatcttccattagcagcctttagatgaagacatagaactctcagctcctcctgcaccatgcctccctggatgctgccatgctcccaccttgattataaaggactgaacctctgaacctgtaagccagtcccaattaaatgttgtttttatcagacttgctttggtcatggtgtttgttcacagcagtaaacccctgACTAAGAAACGGAGTAGGATGAGGGAAGGGgcgctgggaggcagaggtggtggtggtggctggggagggggggggacagAAGCATGAGCACAGGCAGAAatagagaacagagaaagaagagcagtGGGACAGAggctcagaggggcagagagggagaaaagtagagatagagatgaagagaggcacagaaggagaggcagggacagatggaggcagatccctgtgagttcaaggatatctCAGTCTATAGTGTTAGATCTAcgacaaccagggctatgtagtgagaccctgtgtcaagacACTaaagggtacacacacacacacacacagacacacacacacacacacacacacacacacaaaatcaagcaaacaaatcaATGCATATTTTAGTTTACCTATGCCATATGTCCACTTAGGGACCTAGGTGTGACAAACTTGAAACTCTCATAACAGATTATCACATACAGTTCAAGGTACAGGGATAGGCAAATATATAGAGCCACCCAAggcatcctggcagaagttgaCAAATGGCTTCTCAGGTAAGCAAAGTGGTCCTTCCCAGCAAAGGAAGCAGTTACTTGAGGGTACGGCTTAATGAACAAGAGGCAGTCATTGCTGTTATTACTGCAGATGGATTAATATGTAGGTTATTTGCaattaaacaaaatatctaagtcATGTGAAACAAGACAACCCAGTTTGTAATTGATAAATAAAATGGCAGTCCTCAAAGTTTTAATACAGAGCACGAATGCATTAAAAAAGCATGTGGATCTAGGAGTTGGAGCAATGCGTAGTGAAACTTCAGGAGATGCCAAAGTCAATCAGAGAAGGAATGACAAGCATCTCTGTGGGAGGTCACAAGATGGAATTCTGTGCTCTGATGGTGGGGTGTGACATGTTTCTGCCCATTTGGGTGTCCCAATAATGGGACCTCCTAAAGCCAAAACCTGGCCTACCACATGGCTCAAGCAAACCATTCCAAAACTGGACATATTAGAAAGACCCTTGCCATCAGTGTTGATTATAGCAGTGTCTCCAGTACATTAGGGAACCAAGGTGGTATCCAACATCATTGTCATGGGTGAGAAAAACGTGATGGACATAGGGAGGAAAGCATAAGTCATAAAGAAAGTGAAGCTATGCTGTTACAGGACCTGCACTCATCCTGGGCCAGGTGAGATAGCTCTATAGAGAACACTTGTTCTTCCAGAGTCCTCAGGCTGAGTTTCTAGCCGCTTGTCAATGTTCCTCAATTCCAGACCCACATGTCTGATGTCATCCTCTGTCTtgtgtgggcactgcacacacgtgTTGTTCCAGAATGTATACAGGggagacatacatgcaaaataaatattaaatggatGTTTTCTGAAATGGATCCAACGTGAGATAGGCATACTAATCAAATTAAAAACATCTCAGAAAGTTAGTCATCCTGATGTGTTCTCTGTCATATCTAGGTTCTAgatcatgtatgtatacatgtgtacatgaaagcctgtttttcctttcatGAAACATTAGGAAGTGCTCTGTCCCATGCAAATTATAATTAAGGGCTGGGGTGAGAGGTTTGAAATGGGAAGAACCATGGTAAGAGTGCTAGTGTGTTAAGTTGACAGGAAATCCTTTAGGAAACAGCCCATAATCAATGACCAGTACAGAGAAATTAAAAGCCAAGGAGAATAATTTTATTACCACCAGAGCTATGATGAATTGCTTTAATAGTAAATATGTATTACTAGAGTTTACATAATATGATGTAGTTATGTAACATATACTATTTTGTCAATCAAAATTAGCAATATTAAAGTTTTGAGAACAATAATAAAGACTTCTCCTGTATATACTATGGATTAAAGAACTGACATAAGTAACAAAAGCCTCTGTATATGCTATGGATTAAATAACTGACTTAAATAACAAAGCCCTGTATATGCTAAGGATTAAAGAACTGACTTAAATAACAAAGGCCACTGTATATGCTATGGATTAAAGAACTGACTTAAATAACAAAGGCTTTTGTATATGCTATGGATTAAAGAACTGACTTAAATAACAAAGGCCTCTGTATATGCTAAGGATTAAAGAACTGACTTAAATAACAAAGGCCTCTGTATATGCTCtggaggaaagaactgacttaaaTAACAAAGGCCTCTGTATATGCTATGGATTAAAGAACTGACTTAAATAACAAAGGCCTCTGTATATGCTATGGATGAAAGAACTGACTTAAATAACAAAGGACTCTGTATATGCTATGGATTAAAAACTGTCTTAAATAACAAAGGCCTCCTTATGTACTATGGATTAAAGAACTGACTTAAATAACAAAGGCCTCTGTATATGCTATGGATTAAAGAACTGACTTAAATTACTCCAGTTAGTTTTACTGACTTGAAATATTTACAATTGTTATAGAAAATTTGTCTGTTCATTTATATAAGCACAAACATCTACATATTCATCTACATAGCTACATATTTACTTATGCATCTACACACTTATATGACCCTTGACGTTCTATGgatatatctgtatctgtgtacCTGTCATTATACACATCACAAGTACTATGTTACAAAGATCTGGCCAGCTCCTACATTGCATAGCCATAATATTGAGAAATTTCCATATCGGTTTCCCTGTGAAGGAAAATCTGTAGTTTCCCAGGAGAGCTACACTTGGCAGCATTCTCACGCTCCTGTTGAGCGCGCCTCTTCATGgcctccctctctggcctctgctcttTTGTGACGGGCTGTGAGATGACTGGTCCCAGAATGTCGACTTTCCTCCATGGAATTGATTGGCAGCTGAAGTCTTGCAGTCGATGTTGGGTTTGAGGTTTCAGAGGTGATGGTGCCTTGTTCCTGGCAGAAGAAATAAGCTCTCTCTGGAATGAAGTGTGAGAGGATGCTCTGTAGGGTACAAGCCTCATGTAGGACAACTGAGGCATAGCATTAGACTCACTGGTGTTGGCTACATTAGGTTGTGTAGCACTGGTGGAAATTGGAGGAGCTGAATTGGCAGAGGCCATCAGAGATGTGCTGACAGGAGCTGGTTGGGATGGATGAGCTGAGTGGGGATGAAGCCTCACAGGGTAAGCTGCAGTGGGCCTGTGTGAAGCCAGGGGGAGAGGCTTTCTAGAAGCAGGTCTGGCTTGAGGCTGGTCCAGCTTTGGGAAAGGCAAAGGTACTAACTTGACCTTCCCAGGCGGGGGCAGCTCATACGGGGGTGGAGATGTACAGTCCTTGTGAGCACTGATCTTTGCTCTCTGAGCTTTGCCTGGGATTCTGTCAGGACCCCGGCCCTCAGGTGGCATATCTAGCAGTGCTGGGGTGGCTGGGCCTGGGCCTcgatctttgttgttgttggaggttCGCAGACCCCCGAAGGAAGAGATGCCAGTTTTCTTCTCAATCTTCTTCCCGAGAGGGTGGAAGACCTGCACGGACTCCAGCATGTGCATGCCAAGGTGGGTTCGAGGCTTCTTGAAGCTGTTTTGACTGAGCTCAGGTGGGTTCATCTTCCTCTTGGTCTTGGGGATGGAGGGCTTCTCTTCTGCTTTGACTCTGTTCCTTGACTGCTTAagctcctgtgttttcttggagttGTTCTCTGGCCCACTTGGTCTTTCTTGCCCCTGTTTTCTAGCTCTGCTGTGCCTGCTGGGTGCCTCTTTGGGATCTTTGCCCTCCAGATGCTTTGAGATGTTGTCAATAGATCTTTCCTTGTCCTTTGCACAGcccccactcctctctctcctgaccAGGTTCTGGTGCTGGATTTTAGCCTGAGGAGCTCCATCGAGCAGGTCAGAGGCTTTTAGGTCATTCTTTGTCACCTTTTCAGAGGAGCTGCTCATGACTCTCCAGCTCTGAAGGGGAGGGCCCCAGTCTAGGTCTTTGAGAGTTTTGAAGAATTGGGGTAGGTGATCACCTGCTCCCAGTGTAGTGATGTCGTCAAAGTTGTTTCTGGATCCAGTCTCATTCTCGAGCTTCTCTTGCTCTTCCAGACCTATACTGAtgccttccatggtggcattgtcAGAAGCAGACTTTGGTCTTAGACTTCTTGTATCAGTGCAGTAAGGGTGCACTAAAGAAAGGCGTGATGGTCCTTGGTTTTCTTTAGTGCCCTCATAGGCATCCGGAGGCATTGACAGCTCAGCTTTCATCTCAAGCatgttttcattctctctttcttccaggcTTGGAGCTAGAGGCAAGGTCAGGAATTCCGAAGAACTGTACACGGGGGCTGTTAATAACCTGTCCCCATTGACAGGTGGTGTGCTCATCTGGAAAACCTCAGTGGAAATATTGCAGAGTTCTGGACTCTGCAACAGACTGACTGTCTGGCCCGAGGGTAGCAATCCTTGGGTCGTCTCCATGTGCACCACTGGAAAAGAGTCAAGGAAGGAGTCAGTGCTGATGAGTGAGATGCTCCCTACCCTACCCACATTTCATAGCACTACAGCACTCAGCCTCTGCAGGAGGGGAGGCTATTCCTATGATCTGTGCTTGAGCATCCCAGATAGCAGCTCTTTTGACAGACAGATGGTGACTGCTCTGTTTTTGCTGACCATGCCATGTCATGTTTTCTCAGATACTTTTGTGTTTCTTCAGATTTGTGTGGTTCTTGAGGCTTAGAGTCTATGGTTAGGCTACAAAATTTTCTTGATATATGCTCCTCACTTGTCTTCCCTTTTCCAATGATACAGTAATTCCCATTTTTAGGGCTTTGTTATTAGGTAGGTTGTCTGGGccataattttaaagaaactacCTGACTCTGACAACTTCTTTCAGTTTAAGGCATTACTCAAAACCCCAgaagcctggctttttatgtgggtttagGCATCCAAAACTAGCTGGGCCCTCCTTTGAGACAAGCATTTAAACAAAAGAGCTTTCTTCCAGCCCTGTATCTTACAGACCTCCTGTAAGCAACATGCAAATTGatgtaagaaaatgaaatattttggcTTGGTTATGATTCTCCATTAGAGAAAACATCTACATGATCTTATATTGTTCTCAATGGGTCACCTCTGAAGTACTGCATCAGaaggaaaaataaggaaattaGCCTTGGCTGCCTTAGCAATGGTACATGTTCTGCACCCtactctctctataattttaagTGTAAGAAAATGC
This Mus musculus strain C57BL/6J chromosome 7, GRCm38.p6 C57BL/6J DNA region includes the following protein-coding sequences:
- the Gm29258 gene encoding uncharacterized protein C2orf78 homolog, whose protein sequence is MSENFQSSPFFGTESALQPSLPVMSNSTHSGRLCNTSSVSTPAVSLAWILPPSTNTSVQLITGRAYLNPHAGMTVLVELTDQSQNSTSALFYPGVLKWDLTESKDRGDAIQEFNMTITDQDTALSSLSVTSQCDKILDPITIAPFHPSLLTSFVQVTPPQVTDQGYSLAPSYQDGSQVYYYNHNSLDRLIPGELGQCLQSYSSMSYPVREESAPQPEMLMVGKEIQPRNALIPISPSGFSYSTSGQNMPDISLPVVHMETTQGLLPSGQTVSLLQSPELCNISTEVFQMSTPPVNGDRLLTAPVYSSSEFLTLPLAPSLEERENENMLEMKAELSMPPDAYEGTKENQGPSRLSLVHPYCTDTRSLRPKSASDNATMEGISIGLEEQEKLENETGSRNNFDDITTLGAGDHLPQFFKTLKDLDWGPPLQSWRVMSSSSEKVTKNDLKASDLLDGAPQAKIQHQNLVRRERSGGCAKDKERSIDNISKHLEGKDPKEAPSRHSRARKQGQERPSGPENNSKKTQELKQSRNRVKAEEKPSIPKTKRKMNPPELSQNSFKKPRTHLGMHMLESVQVFHPLGKKIEKKTGISSFGGLRTSNNNKDRGPGPATPALLDMPPEGRGPDRIPGKAQRAKISAHKDCTSPPPYELPPPGKVKLVPLPFPKLDQPQARPASRKPLPLASHRPTAAYPVRLHPHSAHPSQPAPVSTSLMASANSAPPISTSATQPNVANTSESNAMPQLSYMRLVPYRASSHTSFQRELISSARNKAPSPLKPQTQHRLQDFSCQSIPWRKVDILGPVISQPVTKEQRPEREAMKRRAQQERENAAKCSSPGKLQIFLHRETDMEISQYYGYAM